One window of the Populus trichocarpa isolate Nisqually-1 chromosome 9, P.trichocarpa_v4.1, whole genome shotgun sequence genome contains the following:
- the LOC7474985 gene encoding general transcription and DNA repair factor IIH subunit TFB5 codes for MVNATKGLFISCDIPMVQFIINLNASLPALQKFIIHILDSSQMFVQPHVSEMIRSATADFREQNSYEKPP; via the exons ATGGTGAACGCCACTAAAGGGTTGTTCATATCCTG TGACATACCTATGGTACAATTCATCATCAATTTGAATGCTTCGCTACCGGCATTACAGAAGTTCATTATTCATATTTTGGACAGCTCTCAAATGTTTGTTCAACCCCATGTGTCTGAAATGATACGAAGTGCAACTGCAGACTTCAGAGAGCAGAATTCCTACGAGAAGCCTCCTTAA
- the LOC7474984 gene encoding uncharacterized protein LOC7474984 isoform X3: MGTVVMLPLIGNLSDQYGRKALLTLPMTLSIIPLVILAYSRTTGFFYAYYALRTLTAMICEGSIDCLALAYVADNVLERQRTSVFGILSGITTAALVCGTLAARFLSTALTFQVAALLSMLAAVYMRIFLEESLPQSENLTQPILKSGQDDHCQDDGDLPRKPMVSKKIPSIQAIISLLKSSVTFSQAAIVAFFHSLSYGGLQASIMYYLKARFHFSKNQYADLMLLVGVSGMASQLLFMPLLAPLVAEEKLLAIGLLGGIANALLYSVACSAWVPYATTIFSVFAVFIPPCLRSIVSKQIGPNEQGKAQGCISGIISLANIISPLIYSPLTALFLSEDAPFNFPGFIFVCIGFAIMIAFFQSLLIRAAPPISSHKSSSSSILA, encoded by the exons ATGGGAACAGTTGTGATGTTGCCGCTTATTGGGAATCTATCAGACCAATATGGAAGGAAGGCTCTGCTCACACTTCCTATGACTCTCTCCATTATTCCTTTAG TTATACTGGCATATAGCAGGACAACCGGCTTCTTCTATGCCTACTATGCGCTCAGGACCCTCACAGCTATGATCTGTGAAGGGAGCATCGACTGCCTTGCTCTTGCTTATGTG GCAGACAACGTTTTAGAGAGACAAAGAACATCAGTATTTGGAATTCTGTCTGGCATAACAACAGCCGCGCTTGTCTGTGGAACCTTAGCTGCTCGTTTCCTCTCCACTGCTTTGACATTTCAG GTTGCTGCGTTGTTGTCAATGCTTGCCGCCGTGTACATGAGAATCTTCCTCGAGGAAAGTCTACCACAAAGCGAAAATTTGACGCAGCCAATCTTGAAGAGCGGACAGGATGATCACTGTCAAGATGATGGTGATTTACCAAGGAAGCCAATGGTATCTAAGAAGATTCCATCAATTCAGGCTATCATTAGCTTGCTGAAGAGCAG CGTAACATTTTCGCAAGCAGCAATTGTTGCATTCTTCCATAGTCTTTCATATGGTGGACTGCAGGCTTCTATCATG TACTACTTGAAGGCTCGTTTTCACTTCAGCAAAAACCAGTATGCTGATCTAATGCTACTTGTTGGTGTTTCAGGAATGGCATCACAG CTGCTTTTCATGCCCTTGTTGGCACCACTTGTAGCAGAGGAAAAACTACTGGCAATAGGGCTTTTAGGGGGCATTGCAAAT GCACTGCTTTACAGTGTAGCATGCTCAGCTTGG GTCCCGTATGCCACTACCATTTTTTCGGTTTTTGCAGTTTTCATCCCTCCGTGT TTACGCAGCATCGTGTCGAAACAAATAGGGCCTAACGAGCAG GGGAAGGCTCAAGGATGCATTTCAGGAATAATCTCCTTGGCAAACATCATCTCCCCCTTAATCTATAGTCCTCTGACAG CTTTATTCCTGTCTGAGGATGCACCATTTAATTTCCCTGGCTTCATTTTTGTGTGCATTGGATTTGCAATA ATGATTGCGTTCTTTCAGAGTCTTCTGATAAGGGCTGCTCCTCCTATTTCAAGTCacaaaagcagcagcagcagcattcTAGCCTAG
- the LOC7474984 gene encoding uncharacterized protein LOC7474984 isoform X1 — protein sequence MEKFTELIHLFVTVFLSTFGSLMVLPAVTDVTMVAVCPGQDECSLAIYLTGFQQASIGMGTVVMLPLIGNLSDQYGRKALLTLPMTLSIIPLVILAYSRTTGFFYAYYALRTLTAMICEGSIDCLALAYVADNVLERQRTSVFGILSGITTAALVCGTLAARFLSTALTFQVAALLSMLAAVYMRIFLEESLPQSENLTQPILKSGQDDHCQDDGDLPRKPMVSKKIPSIQAIISLLKSSVTFSQAAIVAFFHSLSYGGLQASIMYYLKARFHFSKNQYADLMLLVGVSGMASQLLFMPLLAPLVAEEKLLAIGLLGGIANALLYSVACSAWVPYATTIFSVFAVFIPPCLRSIVSKQIGPNEQGKAQGCISGIISLANIISPLIYSPLTALFLSEDAPFNFPGFIFVCIGFAIMIAFFQSLLIRAAPPISSHKSSSSSILA from the exons ATGGAGAAGTTCACAGAATTGATCCACCTCTTTGTGACAGTATTCCTCTCCACCTTCGGTAGCTTAATGGTGCTTCCGGCCGTAACCGATGTCACCATGGTAGCAGTTTGTCCAGGTCAAGATGAGTGCTCTCTTGCCATTTACCTCACCGGATTCCAGCAAGCC AGTATTGGAATGGGAACAGTTGTGATGTTGCCGCTTATTGGGAATCTATCAGACCAATATGGAAGGAAGGCTCTGCTCACACTTCCTATGACTCTCTCCATTATTCCTTTAG TTATACTGGCATATAGCAGGACAACCGGCTTCTTCTATGCCTACTATGCGCTCAGGACCCTCACAGCTATGATCTGTGAAGGGAGCATCGACTGCCTTGCTCTTGCTTATGTG GCAGACAACGTTTTAGAGAGACAAAGAACATCAGTATTTGGAATTCTGTCTGGCATAACAACAGCCGCGCTTGTCTGTGGAACCTTAGCTGCTCGTTTCCTCTCCACTGCTTTGACATTTCAG GTTGCTGCGTTGTTGTCAATGCTTGCCGCCGTGTACATGAGAATCTTCCTCGAGGAAAGTCTACCACAAAGCGAAAATTTGACGCAGCCAATCTTGAAGAGCGGACAGGATGATCACTGTCAAGATGATGGTGATTTACCAAGGAAGCCAATGGTATCTAAGAAGATTCCATCAATTCAGGCTATCATTAGCTTGCTGAAGAGCAG CGTAACATTTTCGCAAGCAGCAATTGTTGCATTCTTCCATAGTCTTTCATATGGTGGACTGCAGGCTTCTATCATG TACTACTTGAAGGCTCGTTTTCACTTCAGCAAAAACCAGTATGCTGATCTAATGCTACTTGTTGGTGTTTCAGGAATGGCATCACAG CTGCTTTTCATGCCCTTGTTGGCACCACTTGTAGCAGAGGAAAAACTACTGGCAATAGGGCTTTTAGGGGGCATTGCAAAT GCACTGCTTTACAGTGTAGCATGCTCAGCTTGG GTCCCGTATGCCACTACCATTTTTTCGGTTTTTGCAGTTTTCATCCCTCCGTGT TTACGCAGCATCGTGTCGAAACAAATAGGGCCTAACGAGCAG GGGAAGGCTCAAGGATGCATTTCAGGAATAATCTCCTTGGCAAACATCATCTCCCCCTTAATCTATAGTCCTCTGACAG CTTTATTCCTGTCTGAGGATGCACCATTTAATTTCCCTGGCTTCATTTTTGTGTGCATTGGATTTGCAATA ATGATTGCGTTCTTTCAGAGTCTTCTGATAAGGGCTGCTCCTCCTATTTCAAGTCacaaaagcagcagcagcagcattcTAGCCTAG
- the LOC7474984 gene encoding uncharacterized protein LOC7474984 isoform X2 — protein sequence MEKFTELIHLFVTVFLSTFGSLMVLPAVTDVTMVAVCPGQDECSLAIYLTGFQQASIGMGTVVMLPLIGNLSDQYGRKALLTLPMTLSIIPLVILAYSRTTGFFYAYYALRTLTAMICEGSIDCLALAYVADNVLERQRTSVFGILSGITTAALVCGTLAARFLSTALTFQVAALLSMLAAVYMRIFLEESLPQSENLTQPILKSGQDDHCQDDGDLPRKPMVSKKIPSIQAIISLLKSSVTFSQAAIVAFFHSLSYGGLQASIMYYLKARFHFSKNQYADLMLLVGVSGMASQLLFMPLLAPLVAEEKLLAIGLLGGIANALLYSVACSAWVPYATTIFSVFAVFIPPCLRSIVSKQIGPNEQGKAQGCISGIISLANIISPLIYSPLTDDCVLSESSDKGCSSYFKSQKQQQQHSSLDLV from the exons ATGGAGAAGTTCACAGAATTGATCCACCTCTTTGTGACAGTATTCCTCTCCACCTTCGGTAGCTTAATGGTGCTTCCGGCCGTAACCGATGTCACCATGGTAGCAGTTTGTCCAGGTCAAGATGAGTGCTCTCTTGCCATTTACCTCACCGGATTCCAGCAAGCC AGTATTGGAATGGGAACAGTTGTGATGTTGCCGCTTATTGGGAATCTATCAGACCAATATGGAAGGAAGGCTCTGCTCACACTTCCTATGACTCTCTCCATTATTCCTTTAG TTATACTGGCATATAGCAGGACAACCGGCTTCTTCTATGCCTACTATGCGCTCAGGACCCTCACAGCTATGATCTGTGAAGGGAGCATCGACTGCCTTGCTCTTGCTTATGTG GCAGACAACGTTTTAGAGAGACAAAGAACATCAGTATTTGGAATTCTGTCTGGCATAACAACAGCCGCGCTTGTCTGTGGAACCTTAGCTGCTCGTTTCCTCTCCACTGCTTTGACATTTCAG GTTGCTGCGTTGTTGTCAATGCTTGCCGCCGTGTACATGAGAATCTTCCTCGAGGAAAGTCTACCACAAAGCGAAAATTTGACGCAGCCAATCTTGAAGAGCGGACAGGATGATCACTGTCAAGATGATGGTGATTTACCAAGGAAGCCAATGGTATCTAAGAAGATTCCATCAATTCAGGCTATCATTAGCTTGCTGAAGAGCAG CGTAACATTTTCGCAAGCAGCAATTGTTGCATTCTTCCATAGTCTTTCATATGGTGGACTGCAGGCTTCTATCATG TACTACTTGAAGGCTCGTTTTCACTTCAGCAAAAACCAGTATGCTGATCTAATGCTACTTGTTGGTGTTTCAGGAATGGCATCACAG CTGCTTTTCATGCCCTTGTTGGCACCACTTGTAGCAGAGGAAAAACTACTGGCAATAGGGCTTTTAGGGGGCATTGCAAAT GCACTGCTTTACAGTGTAGCATGCTCAGCTTGG GTCCCGTATGCCACTACCATTTTTTCGGTTTTTGCAGTTTTCATCCCTCCGTGT TTACGCAGCATCGTGTCGAAACAAATAGGGCCTAACGAGCAG GGGAAGGCTCAAGGATGCATTTCAGGAATAATCTCCTTGGCAAACATCATCTCCCCCTTAATCTATAGTCCTCTGACAG ATGATTGCGTTCTTTCAGAGTCTTCTGATAAGGGCTGCTCCTCCTATTTCAAGTCacaaaagcagcagcagcagcattcTAGCCTAGACCTAGTGTGA